The genomic stretch CGCCCCAGGCGCCGTGCATCAGCCAACCGATGTAAGTGGCGAGTTGCTGCGCCTCCGGTCCCGTCAGCAGCATGCAGTAATTGAGCGCATGCAGGAACCGATGCTCGGAGATCCAGCGTCGGCGCTCGACCAGCTCCTGATGCATGATCGCGATCTGCCCGGTTGGGCCGCCGAAGCTGATGAAACCGAGCTTCAGCCAATAACGGAACGCGTCGGCGAAGCTGACCGGGCTCGGTGCGGTCGCGGCAGGTTGGGTCAGTATTTCTTCTGCGGCCATGCGTGGGTCTCGTCCTTTGCGGTTTTGCACCAAGCGTAAAGCGCGTCATAGATCGGTATCGCTTGTTCTAATAGAAGCCCATCGTCGGAAATATTCGCCGACAGCCCGAGCGAGATCGCGAGCAGGCCCGGCGCCTGTGGCGATTTTTCAAGCGTGGCAGTATCGGCCGCGCGCACGATGTCGGCGACGGCGTCGAGCACCGGGTCGTGGAGATCGAACTCATCGAGGAACGCATCGAAGCTACAGCGCGGTCCGCGGTGCGAGAACATCACGTCGGCAATGTCGTACGGTTGCGCGCCCAACGCTTCTGCTTCGGTGCGCACGCGGTGCGCCGGCGTGTAAAAGAACAACGCATCGGGATCGATGAAACGGCGCACAAGCCACGGGCACGCGAGCCGGTCGATCTTCGGCCGCGCGCGCGTTACCCAACGCGAACCGCCGGGAGCGTTGAATTCGGCGCGCGCTCTCACCGTCGCGTGCTGGGCCGTCGTCCAGCTTTCGATTCCGCCATCGAGATACGATGCCTCGTAGCCGAGCGCCGTCAGTGCCTTGGCGGCGGACTGACTGACGCTCCGTCCGTGCGCGCAATAAACCACCACCGGCCGCGTACGCGGCAGCGCCTTCGACCACTGAGCGATGTGCTCGGGATCGCCACGGCGCGCGCTGGGCAACAGGCGCGGCCGCGCGGCGTAATCGTCTTCGCGGCGCACGTCGACAATGACCGACGACGCCGGCAGACCGAGCTGCGCATACAAATGATCGGAGGAAATCGACGTCGACATAATCACCTCGGTAAATGGGATGACACCAACA from Gammaproteobacteria bacterium encodes the following:
- a CDS encoding chromate resistance protein; translation: MSTSISSDHLYAQLGLPASSVIVDVRREDDYAARPRLLPSARRGDPEHIAQWSKALPRTRPVVVYCAHGRSVSQSAAKALTALGYEASYLDGGIESWTTAQHATVRARAEFNAPGGSRWVTRARPKIDRLACPWLVRRFIDPDALFFYTPAHRVRTEAEALGAQPYDIADVMFSHRGPRCSFDAFLDEFDLHDPVLDAVADIVRAADTATLEKSPQAPGLLAISLGLSANISDDGLLLEQAIPIYDALYAWCKTAKDETHAWPQKKY